Proteins from a genomic interval of Solidesulfovibrio sp.:
- a CDS encoding recombination protein O N-terminal domain-containing protein, with protein sequence MEFSEQALVLKVGRFREIDAWVRLVSPVRGVYTAFAFGGLKSRRRFLGCLDPLNHVRFKVRRAGYRGYHCLTEARLLDAPVSLRGDPNRLGMAVNCLKFFEAVHIGPTGAAEAYALLRDMLGALEAAAAPASLFPMLFRARLAALQGTFPACRCCALCGAPLCGGEAVCHVEAGRLTCAACRDDNAPGVRQRLSAPALALFAAAESGDARDWAARRPDPAAAREFSRAVDLLVRYHMGLAWEQGGFVRT encoded by the coding sequence ATGGAATTCTCCGAACAGGCGCTCGTGCTCAAGGTGGGGCGGTTCCGGGAGATCGATGCCTGGGTGCGGCTGGTCTCCCCGGTGCGCGGGGTGTACACGGCCTTCGCCTTCGGCGGGCTCAAAAGCCGCCGCCGGTTCCTGGGCTGCCTCGACCCCTTGAACCATGTCCGCTTCAAGGTGCGCCGGGCCGGCTACCGGGGCTACCACTGCCTGACCGAGGCGCGCCTGCTCGACGCGCCGGTCAGCCTTCGCGGCGACCCGAACCGCTTGGGCATGGCGGTCAACTGCTTGAAATTTTTCGAAGCCGTGCACATCGGCCCCACGGGCGCGGCCGAGGCATACGCGCTGCTGCGGGACATGCTCGGGGCGCTGGAGGCAGCCGCCGCGCCGGCGTCGCTTTTCCCGATGCTGTTTCGGGCCAGGCTGGCCGCGTTGCAGGGCACTTTTCCGGCCTGCCGGTGCTGTGCCCTCTGCGGCGCGCCGCTGTGCGGCGGCGAGGCCGTGTGCCATGTGGAGGCCGGGCGCTTGACCTGCGCCGCCTGCCGGGACGATAACGCCCCGGGCGTGCGCCAGCGCCTGAGCGCCCCGGCCCTGGCCCTGTTCGCGGCGGCCGAGTCCGGCGACGCCCGCGACTGGGCCGCCCGGCGGCCCGATCCGGCCGCGGCCCGGGAGTTTTCCCGCGCCGTGGACCTGCTCGTGCGCTACCACATGGGCCTGGCCTGGGAGCAGGGCGGGTTCGTGCGCACCTAG
- a CDS encoding glycine--tRNA ligase subunit alpha — protein sequence MHFQDVILTLQNFWAKSGCLVVQPYDIEAGAGTFNPATFFRVIGPEPWRAAYVEPSRRPTDGRYGENPNRLQHYFQFQVILKPSPEGVQDLYLESLAALGVSAADHDIRFVEDDWESPTLGAWGLGWEVWLDGMEVTQFTYFQQVGGIDLSPVSVEITYGLERISMYLQQKESVYDLAWNDRVTYGQVYQRGEYEHSRYNFEESDAVMLLSHFNDFEKECKRLCELGLPWPAYDYCLKCSHTFNMLEARGAISITERTGYIGRVRALASSLARLYAAQRKELGYPLLTPSA from the coding sequence ATGCATTTTCAGGATGTCATCTTGACGCTGCAAAACTTCTGGGCCAAATCCGGCTGCCTCGTGGTCCAGCCCTACGACATCGAGGCCGGCGCCGGCACCTTCAACCCGGCCACCTTTTTCCGGGTCATCGGCCCCGAGCCCTGGCGGGCCGCCTACGTCGAGCCCTCCCGCCGCCCGACCGACGGCCGCTACGGCGAGAACCCCAACCGGCTCCAGCACTATTTCCAGTTCCAGGTCATCCTCAAGCCCTCGCCGGAGGGCGTCCAGGACCTGTACCTGGAAAGCCTGGCCGCCCTGGGTGTTTCCGCCGCCGACCACGACATCCGCTTCGTGGAGGACGACTGGGAGTCCCCGACCCTCGGCGCCTGGGGCCTGGGTTGGGAAGTCTGGCTCGACGGCATGGAAGTGACCCAGTTCACCTATTTCCAGCAAGTGGGCGGCATCGACCTTTCGCCGGTCTCCGTGGAAATCACCTACGGGCTCGAGCGCATCAGCATGTATTTGCAGCAAAAGGAATCGGTCTACGACCTGGCCTGGAACGACCGGGTGACCTACGGGCAGGTGTACCAGCGCGGCGAGTACGAGCATTCGCGCTACAATTTCGAGGAATCCGACGCCGTCATGTTGCTTTCCCACTTCAACGACTTCGAGAAGGAATGCAAACGGCTGTGCGAGCTGGGGCTGCCCTGGCCGGCCTACGACTACTGCCTCAAGTGCTCCCACACCTTCAACATGCTCGAAGCCCGGGGCGCCATCTCGATCACCGAACGCACGGGCTACATCGGCCGCGTCCGCGCCCTGGCCTCCAGCCTGGCCCGCCTCTACGCCGCCCAGCGTAAGGAACTCGGCTATCCCCTCCTGACTCCCAGTGCATAA
- a CDS encoding SurA N-terminal domain-containing protein, translating to MPRLPKICIALGLLLAMAATAPAAELVDRVVAVVNGKLITLFDLNTRVAELVQRTQGVSLKPDDPRADELRRQVLDTMVTDLLIESETARLKINVSETELDNQIDELKKKNNLTQQQFVAELAKEGLTLQEFRKRLRDDSMKKRLLGYMVHRKVLVTDDEVRDYYEKNKDSLSTTRSITGPKVSGNIGFIMVPNVKQAEELRGKINSGALSFAEAAKKFSVGPGRDQGGDLGDVQVKDLAPPLRDALGAVPAGQVSAPVMLDGKAVLLVMRTGAAAKPAPAPAAPPAGGPGYDGVKDQIQETLYKEKFDKLFQAYIDNLRSKAVVEIKL from the coding sequence TTGCCTCGTCTGCCCAAAATATGCATCGCGCTCGGCCTGCTGCTGGCCATGGCCGCAACCGCCCCGGCGGCGGAACTGGTGGACAGGGTGGTGGCCGTGGTCAACGGCAAGCTCATCACCCTTTTCGATCTCAACACCCGCGTGGCCGAACTGGTGCAGCGCACCCAGGGCGTGTCGCTTAAGCCCGACGATCCCCGGGCCGACGAACTGCGGCGCCAGGTCCTGGACACCATGGTCACCGATCTGCTCATCGAATCCGAGACGGCGCGCCTGAAAATCAACGTTTCGGAAACGGAACTGGACAACCAGATCGACGAGCTCAAAAAGAAGAACAACCTGACCCAGCAGCAGTTCGTGGCCGAGTTGGCCAAGGAAGGCCTGACGCTGCAGGAATTCCGCAAGCGGCTTCGCGACGACAGCATGAAAAAGCGCCTGCTCGGCTACATGGTGCATCGCAAGGTGCTGGTCACCGACGACGAGGTCCGCGATTACTACGAGAAAAACAAGGATTCCCTTTCGACGACCCGGTCCATCACCGGGCCCAAGGTTTCCGGCAACATCGGCTTCATCATGGTGCCGAATGTCAAGCAGGCCGAGGAACTGCGCGGCAAGATCAACAGCGGCGCCCTGAGCTTCGCCGAGGCGGCCAAGAAGTTTTCCGTCGGCCCCGGCCGCGACCAGGGCGGCGACCTCGGCGACGTCCAGGTCAAGGACCTGGCGCCGCCCCTGCGCGACGCCCTGGGCGCCGTGCCCGCCGGCCAGGTCAGCGCGCCGGTCATGCTCGACGGCAAGGCCGTCCTGCTGGTCATGCGCACCGGCGCGGCCGCCAAGCCGGCCCCCGCGCCGGCGGCGCCCCCGGCGGGCGGTCCGGGCTACGACGGCGTCAAGGACCAGATTCAGGAAACCCTGTACAAGGAAAAATTTGACAAGCTTTTTCAGGCGTATATCGACAACTTGCGCTCCAAGGCCGTTGTCGAGATCAAGCTGTAG
- a CDS encoding RodZ domain-containing protein produces MDLRELGTMLREERERQGLSIEDVSDRIKITRSCLAAIEDGNESVLPHPVYAKGFIKNYAKLLGVDQEEFTRRLSEVYKPEETPVRDVSLVKDLPDDDCGCVPAKKGGRIPPVAALVTAGVVLAVIGLAWYLFTHVFSRSGEVADTAPPAKVEPAKPAAEPETPARPVPVVPVQKPQEATPPAVVPHPAEAVPVAPAPPVAAPKLSPVETKAQPAPSPDDQVTQDIAVSGPTSPAAPPAIPPAPEAAPAPSLPAAKTFTVGETGPHSVTIVANDRCWLQAGADGGPMHETMLEKGDAFTGRFADYLLVRLGNAGAVEIRFDNKLYPLQATKGAVKTLKFVAKKSEDAAAKPAPTPAPPQAPAVAPAAPGSSAAPAPTAAPAAAVASPAPGPGGQAAREVEIYGQDGSWVIVTPDKGPAKEIYVKKGQRLTVPFGERIDIKLGNPSNVVFRYDGKETAVVTEKGETKSIRFP; encoded by the coding sequence ATGGATTTGCGTGAGTTAGGGACAATGCTGCGCGAGGAACGGGAGCGGCAGGGTCTGTCCATCGAGGACGTATCGGACAGGATCAAGATCACACGCAGCTGTCTGGCGGCCATCGAGGACGGGAACGAAAGCGTTTTGCCCCACCCGGTCTACGCCAAGGGGTTCATCAAGAATTACGCCAAGCTCCTCGGGGTCGACCAGGAGGAGTTCACCCGTCGGCTGTCCGAGGTCTACAAGCCCGAGGAAACGCCCGTGCGGGACGTGTCGCTCGTCAAAGACCTTCCGGACGACGACTGCGGCTGCGTGCCGGCCAAGAAAGGCGGCAGGATCCCCCCGGTTGCGGCGCTGGTCACCGCCGGCGTGGTGCTCGCGGTCATCGGCCTGGCCTGGTATCTGTTCACACACGTCTTTTCCCGCTCCGGGGAGGTGGCCGACACCGCGCCGCCGGCGAAGGTCGAACCGGCCAAGCCGGCCGCCGAACCGGAAACGCCGGCCCGGCCCGTGCCCGTGGTGCCCGTGCAGAAGCCCCAGGAGGCCACGCCCCCGGCCGTTGTTCCGCACCCGGCCGAGGCCGTGCCGGTCGCGCCGGCCCCCCCAGTGGCCGCGCCCAAGCTGTCGCCCGTGGAAACCAAGGCCCAGCCCGCGCCGAGCCCCGACGACCAGGTCACCCAGGACATCGCCGTCAGCGGCCCGACCAGCCCGGCCGCGCCGCCGGCCATCCCGCCGGCCCCGGAAGCCGCCCCCGCGCCCAGCCTGCCGGCGGCCAAGACCTTCACCGTGGGCGAAACCGGCCCCCATAGCGTCACCATCGTGGCCAACGACCGCTGCTGGCTGCAAGCCGGCGCCGACGGCGGCCCCATGCACGAGACCATGCTGGAAAAGGGCGACGCCTTCACCGGCCGCTTCGCCGACTACCTGCTCGTGCGCCTGGGCAATGCCGGCGCGGTGGAGATCCGTTTCGACAACAAGCTCTATCCGCTCCAGGCCACCAAGGGCGCGGTCAAGACCCTCAAGTTCGTGGCGAAGAAATCCGAGGACGCGGCTGCCAAGCCCGCACCGACGCCCGCGCCGCCCCAGGCGCCGGCCGTTGCGCCCGCCGCGCCGGGTTCCTCCGCCGCGCCGGCCCCGACCGCCGCCCCGGCTGCCGCCGTGGCCTCGCCCGCGCCCGGCCCAGGCGGCCAGGCTGCCCGGGAAGTGGAAATTTACGGCCAGGACGGCAGTTGGGTCATCGTCACCCCGGACAAGGGGCCGGCCAAGGAAATCTACGTGAAAAAGGGCCAGCGGCTCACGGTGCCCTTTGGCGAACGCATCGACATCAAGCTCGGCAATCCGAGCAACGTGGTCTTCCGCTACGACGGCAAGGAAACGGCCGTGGTCACGGAAAAGGGCGAGACCAAGTCCATCCGTTTCCCGTAA